From one Lolium rigidum isolate FL_2022 chromosome 4, APGP_CSIRO_Lrig_0.1, whole genome shotgun sequence genomic stretch:
- the LOC124648635 gene encoding S-(+)-linalool synthase, chloroplastic-like: MAPARMFSFSSVGQPLYSASPMAGNGGHRSRGFFHPSPVIYPGREPTSHELSNDLDFQEGITSVQALLRQHPKRNRGVLATVDHLKRLCIDHYFQDEIDNVVDSCVDLIHSGNLQDATLSMRLMREAGYSVSADEVLQKFANGNDDFNLAHSKHIRGLLSLQDMSHLNVGEASLFKAREFSSKKLRIAIKYLEPNLARYVKHSLDHPYHVSLMQYKAMHHLSYLQSLPTRNIAMEKLALAEFQINKLQHQWEMQEVKRWWMDLGLAQEVPAARDQLLKWYMWAMTVLDSFSFSRYRIELTKIISLIYIVDDIFDLVATQEELLLFNEAIKKWDLGAADSLPSYMISCYKTLYTVTNDIADMARKEHGLNPINHLKKAWATLFDGFVVEGRWLSSNQVPTSEDYLRNGVITSGAPLVFLHIFFMLGHDLRETDVNHITSVVACPAKIMRLRDDMGSAKDEAQDGLDGSYKELYLRENPHGNAEEHMLKMIEDQWVELNRVCFSGTKSSLPPSFVGASLNFARMVGVMYDYDDKQRLPVLEDYTRMLLL, from the exons ATGGCTCCTGCGCGTATGTTCTCTTTCTCTTCCGTCGGGCAACCGCTCTATTCAGCTTCACCGATGGCTGGAAACGGCGGCCACCGCAGCCGTGGCTTCTTCCACCCTTCGCCGGTGATATATCCCGGCCGGGAGCCCACGTCTCATGAGCTGTCCAACGATTTGGACTTTCAG GAGGGCATAACAAGTGTGCAAGCATTGCTGCGTCAACATCCCAAGAGAAACCGGGGGGTTTTAGCCACTGTTGATCACCTCAAGCGCCTCTGCATCGACCATTATTTCCAAGACGAGATCGACAACGTTGTGGACTCATGCGTGGATCTCATCCATAGCGGCAATCTCCAAGATGCAACCCTTTCCATGAGGTTAATGAGAGAAGCTGGTTATTCTGTTTCAGCAG ATGAGGTCCTTCAAAAGTTTGCAAATGGTAACGACGATTTCAACCTAGCTCATAGCAAACACATCAGAGGGTTGCTGAGCTTGCAAGATATGTCGCACCTCAACGTGGGTGAGGCTTCGCTCTTCAAGGCAAGAGAATTCTCAAGCAAGAAACTTAGAATTGCAATTAAGTATTTGGAGCCAAACCTTGCAAGATATGTGAAACATTCACTGGACCATCCCTACCATGTGAGCCTGATGCAGTACAAGGCCATGCACCACCTGAGCTATCTACAAAGCTTGCCCACTAGGAACATTGCAATGGAGAAGCTGGCACTTGCAGAGTTCCAGATTAACAAGCTGCAGCATCAGTGGGAAATGCAAGAAGTTAAGAG ATGGTGGATGGATTTAGGATTGGCTCAAGAAGTACCGGCTGCAAGGGACCAGCTTTTGAAATGGTACATGTGGGCCATGACTGTACTCGACAGTTTCTCCTTCTCGAGATATCGGATTGAGCTCACAAAAATCATCTCACTCATCTACATTGTGGATGACATATTTGATCTTGTTGCCACACAAGAGGAACTTCTTCTCTTCAATGAGGCGATAAAAAA GTGGGATCTTGGAGCTGCTGATTCACTGCCAAGCTACATGATATCATGCTACAAGACTCTTTACACTGTCACAAATGATATCGCTGATATGGCCAGAAAAGAGCATGGATTAAACCCTATCAACCATCTCAAGAAAGCT TGGGCAACGTTGTTTGATGGATTCGTGGTTGAGGGGAGATGGCTATCTAGTAATCAGGTTCCCACATCGGAGGACTACCTAAGAAATGGCGTTATCACCTCAGGAGCGCCACTTGTGTTTCTCCATATTTTCTTCATGCTAGGACATGATTTAAGAGAAACCGACGTTAACCACATCACTAGTGTCGTCGCCTGCCCAGCTAAGATCATGAGGCTCCGGGACGACATGGGCAGTGCTAAG GATGAAGCGCAAGATGGGCTCGATGGATCATACAAAGAGCTGTACCTAAGGGAGAACCCTCATGGCAATGCGGAGGAGCACATGCTGAAGATGATCGAGGATCAGTGGGTGGAACTCAACAGGGTGTGCTTCTCTGGAACAAAATCATCATTGCCACCTAGCTTCGTCGGTGCATCGCTCAACTTTGCGAGGATGGTTGGCGTCATGTATGACTACGACGACAAGCAGAGGCTCCCTGTCCTGGAGGATTACACCAGGATGCTCCTCCTCTGA